The genomic region AGTCCGGTGTGATATGCAGTTTAGAAGTGCCACAACTGTGTTCTGTCGAAAGCGTCAGACGAACTGCCGCCATGAGCTTTACGCCGAAAGAGTCCGTGGTTTCTGTATCCATGTCGAGATAGGTTGCATTCATTTTTATATTTAGGATTGTCGATAAGTGAGTCTGTTCGGCTTGAGCGTATATTGCATTCGAGATGAGTGCTAGTGTCACTAAGAATTTCTTATATTCGAATTGCATCCCGATTGTCCATTAATTGACTTGTATAGAGAGGGTAAAGTTTTGGGTGGCGGCTGTGCGTGAATTCGATTTACGTTTGAGTGGAAGGTGTGCCCGCTAGAAACGCTCAATGGAGTATCGGGCACCAAAGAGAAGACTATGGGTCAATCGTTGACTACAAAGAAGAGAGGGTTTCTGGCGCGGACGTAGGATGTTTCTTTGGAAAATATGTCACGGTGCTTTACGTTGTTCGTGCTTGCGGGTGTTCAATAGCTGACGGTAAAAGGGGGGGCTACTTGTACCAACATAGCGGCATCCCTCATCACTTCTACCTTTGAACACCGTTCAATTTAGGGCTGCTTCTTTAGGTGGACACTGTGCGTCTAGAGTTTAACCGAGCTGCGAAACCCGGTCGCTGAATTGCAGCGACCGCCAAAGATTAGGCGGCCATTTTCTGAGCGGCAACCCTAAAGAGCTGTAGGGCGTTTCCTTGCAATGGGCTCCGAAGTGCTGCTGAGTTTATATGCACTACCAGTCGTGTAGTTATGAACAGTCGCGTGGTATTCACCGTTCTTGAAATGCAGGGCAACGCCATCATCCAGCGCGTAGGCGGGGTGTATGTTTTTAAGTCGAACCAGTTTAACAAACGAAGATTCTCTCCCCGCCTCTGAGCTGAAGTGCGGGCACAGCGCGCCAGGGAGAAAACCCAGCCCGTCGACCAGCGCATATACGCCGCCTGAGTCGGAATGCCCATGGTCGAACCAGCAGATGGCGCCGGCACTGACGCCGCAAAGCACTTTGCCGTGTTCCTGGGCTTGCTTCAAAAGGGCGGCCACGTCAAATTCACGCCAGATGGCCAGCAAGGCTCGGGTGTTGCCGCCGGCCACGTAGATGATGTCAGCCTGTTCAAACAGCGCGGCAACATGACCCGGGGCTGGAAAAGGCGGAATGAAAAACGTCAATGGCACAACGGTGCAGCCGGCGCTTTGGTATTTGAGCGTGAAGTCGGCAATCTTCGCACGATCATCGCCACTGGCGGTGGAGATATAGAGCACCGTGGGCTGGGTTTTGCCCGACAAAGCGACGATATGTTCGTCGATGCGGGTCATGCGCGTCATGTCTTCGCTGGACTCGCCGCCGATGACCATGATGTTTTTATCCATGGTGAACTCCTGTCTCAGCACAGCGGGCATACCCAGGTCTTAGGACATTTCCCAAAATGCCCGTAGGGTTTGACGCTCATTCCATCCTAGCTTTAGATGGTTGCCACGACCAAACCCAAGACGAAACTGGCGGTGATTCAAATGGATTGTATTTTCTGCAGCATTGTCCGCAAAACCTCCCCGGCCCATATCCTGTGGGAGGATGACCAATATATGGCGTTCCTGTCGATCTTCCCCAACACACCGGGTTTCAGCGTGGTGATTCCCAAGCAGCATTACGGCAGCTATGCGTTTGCGCAGTCGGATGAAGTGTTGGCAGGGCTCGCGGTCGCAGCAAAGAAAACCGCACAGCAGATCGACCGCGCATTTCCTGATGTGGCGCGTACGGGGATGATCCTGGAAGGGTATGGGGTGGATCACCTGCATGCGAAGTTGTTTCCCATGCATGGAACGGGTCAGGACAGTGCGTTCAAGCCGTTGAGCTCAAAGGTTGATAAGTTTTTCGAGATGTATGAAGGCTATATTTCATCGCATGATTCTGTGCGGGCGGATGATAAAGCGCTGTCAGCGTTGGCGACGCACATCAGGACGTTCAAAAGCCCTCAGCCTTAGACGCTTCACGAAAAATACTGGCGTTTCATTGCTTTTTTTCGTTTCAAGTAACGAAACCGCTAAAGTCAGTGGCCTTTCAGAGTTCCCCTACAGAGCACTTCTAAAAAGTCGGGTAGGTTTTATCTGCTGCTCGGCTTTTCGAATTGCTGTTAAAAGGGGATATGCATGAGTTTGCAGAAGGAGCCCAGTCATACGGACTCAAGTGAGAAGATTAAGCTTGGTAAGTTAGTCGTTGGCCTTGCAAGTAGTCAGGAACAAGTGCGCGAAGCACAGGCACTTCGTTATAAGGTGTTCACTGAAGCTTTCAGTGCACCTGCGTTGGCTAATGCTGAGGAATTAAATGTCGACGAGTTTGATGAGTGTTGCGATCATTTGATTGTTCGTGATACCGCAACGTCGTGCGTGGTGGGTACCTATCGTGTAATGGGACCTACGGCTGCGCAGCGCATGGGGCGCTATTATTCAGAGAAAGAATTTGATCTGAGTCGGCTGGATTATTTAAAGTCTCGCATTATTGAAGCGGGACATGCTTGCGTTCATCCTGACTATCGTACGGGTAGCGTCATCATGATGTTGTGGTCCGGGCTGGCCATGTATATGCGGCGCGAGCAATGTGATTATTTAGTCGGTTGTGCCAGCGTGAGTTTGGCTGATGGTGGTCACAATGCTGCCGCCTTGTACCACTCCTTCACACCAAAAAATTTTGCACCAACCGAATATCGCGTGACGCCTTATAAGCCATTTCCCGTTCACGAACGTGAGGCTGGACATACTGCACATATGCCGCCTTTGTTAAAGGGCTATTTGCGCAGTGGTGCCTGGGTGTGTGGCGAGCCGGCATGGGATCCTGATTTCCATTCGGCTGATTTTTTCATGTTACTGCCATTGTCGAAATTGGATGGCCGTTACGCACGTCATTATTTTAAGTCATCCAGTTGATGTCCGGCCAGTGCGAGTGGTTGTTGGCTCAATATCTCTATTAAATATCCATTGATTCACTCTTTGGGTATTGGACTTTTTATCAAGCGCTCGAGGTTTGATTAGTATGTTTTTAGACGAAGAAAGAAGTGTGGCCTTTGAGTTGGTTCCACACATGGCATCCGCTCTTGAAGCCGCGTCGCTCCTTGAGCTTGAGCGCGGAGAGTCTCACCGCTTAGCCAATATGTTTAGAACGATTGGCCAGCCAGGGCTTGCGGTCGCAACGACGCTGGCTGGTGGGGGCGTCAGTGCGGTCAGTTTGGCGCAATTACACACCTGGGTCGGTGCACATTGCCCCTCACTGGCGGTGATGATGACCATGCATCACCACACAGTCGCCGGAGTGATGGCGGCCAGTTCTTTCTTGCCTGATATTCAGGGGCTATTAAGCGCCGTTGCGCGCGACAACCTATTAGTTGCCTCTGGATTTGCAGAAGGGCGGGCACACGCTGATATTCTAGAATCAACCATGGCTGTTGAGAAAACAGCCCATGGCTACGTTGTGAATGGAAGCAAGAAACCCTGCACGATGACCCATCACTTTGACGCAATCACGTTCGGGGTTAATTACATTGATCCTGATGGACAGACTCATCTGGGCATAGGCGTGGGTTTTGCTGGCGATTCAAGTATCGAACGGAAAAAGTTCTGGTCTGTACCGCATTTGCAGGCGGCAGACAGTCACGAAGTCATGTTCAATAATCTATTGGTTCCCGAGTCCATGATGTATTTCAGTAAAGTCGTGGATGATCAGCTGGATGATGATCAACAAGGAACGGGTAACCACTTGTTTGCTATCTGGTTTCAGCTGCTGGCTTCGGCTTCCTATCTGGGGATGGCATCAGCTTTGGCCAGGCGGGCATTGTCATCTCATAAAGGTTCGCCGGATGATCGGGCCCTGCTGCTCACTGACCTGCAAGGCGCCACGATGGCGCTGCGTGGCTTGGCTGTTTCGATAGACGAAAATCGTTTTTTGCGTCGTGACTTGGCGCGTGCACAGGCGACAAGGTTTGCGGTGCAGGAAGCCGTAAATCGCATTAGCACGCGCGCCTTCGAAATCATCGGAGGCATGGCATTCATGTCCGATGAAGAAGTCGCTTATCTACTGGTCGCTACGCGTGTATTGGCATTCCATCCGACATCCAGGGCCGCGAGTAGTCACTTTTTGTGTGAGCAACTGAGCTAAGCCCTGTTTCAGACGCTGCGCCGTAGGATCAGCGACGGCTGCTAACCTCGGCCGGTACGTCATCACCGGCCATGCGTTTGCGGAACAACGCGGTGCGCGCCAGCAGCAGGGTAGTTACCGGCACGGTGATCGACAGCAGAATCGGGATCAACCAGCCGTGCAACACCGGCCCGGACTTGAGCGTCGAAAAGTAGATGATCGACGCCAACGCCACACTCCATGCGCCCAATGTCGAGGCGAGCGCGGGTGGGTGCATGCGCTGGAAAAAGCTCTTCATCCGCAGCAAGCCGATAGCACCGATCAGTGCAAACACGCTGCTCACTACCAGCAGCACGGCTACGCTCACTTCAACCCATAACGGCATCATTCAATCACCTCCCCACGCAGCAGGAATTTGGCCAGGGCAAACGAGCCGACGAAGCCGAACAGCGCAATCAACAACGCTGCTTCAAAGTAGGTGTCACTGGCATACCGGATGCCCAACACCAGCATCATCAGCATCGCCAGGATATACAGGTAGTCCAGCGCCAGTACCCGGTCCTGGGCCGAGGGGCCTCTGAACAGGCGGATCAGGGTCAGCACCATGGCCAGGGAAAACAGGAACAGGCTGGCGAGGATCGCATTGGAGAGCAGGGCGCTCATTCGAAGATCTCCATCAGGGGCCGTTCATAGGCGTGCTTGAAGTGCTGGATAAACTGCGCTTCGTCATCCAGGTCGAAAACGTGCAACAGCAGGATGCTGCGGTCCAGGGCCAGTTCCGACCAGACGGTGCCTGGGGTCACGCTGGTGATCATCGCCAGCACCGCCAGGCCATTGGCGTCGCGCAGGTCCAGGGGGATCTTGATAAAGCGCGAGCGCGGCGCTCGTGTGCCGCAGGTCAGGACGCCCCAGGCCACATTCAGGTTGGAGAGGATCACGTCGCGGCCCACCAGGAAAAACAGGCGCACGATCACCCCGGGGCGGCGGATGCGGATCGGCAACGGCCGCAGCGGCGCCATCAGCAACGGTGCAAGAAAGCCCAGCAGCGCGCCCAGCAGCAGGTTGCCGGGGCTGATCGACAGATTCAGCACCAGCCACAATACCCATAACGCCAATGACAGCCACGGAGCAGGGAACAAACGCTTCATGGCTGCACCTCCAGCGCGGCGGCCTGGGCTTTGGGGCTGGGTACCGGGCGTGTCGCCAGCACTGCCATCACGTAGCGCTCCGGGTTGTTCAGGCTGTCGGCGGCGGCCTGGGTGTAACGCATCAGTGGCTCGGCCTTGAAGGTCAGCAGGATGCTGAGGCCGAGCAAAAAGAAGATCGGCAGGCACTCGTTACGACGCAACAGCGGCGATGGGCGCTCTTCCGGGGTCCAGAAGCGCTGGATGCCCAGGCGCGCAAAGGCGATCAGCGAGGCCAGCCCGGACAGGATCAGCAATGCCACCAGGCCCCAGGCCGCAGGGCGAATCGGTTCATCGATGGCATTGCCCAGGCCCAACGGATTGATCAGCGCACTCAACAAGCTGAGCTTGCCGATAAACCCCGACAGCGGCGGCATGCCGATGATCAACAAGGCGCAGGCAATAAAGCTCAGGCCCAAGAAGGCCATGGTCCAGGGGATCACCTGGCCGACCACGGCTTTCTGCTCATCATCCAGGTTCACCCCAGGACGCGGATGCAGTGACTCCATGGCCTTGGGCAACGCATCGATTTCTTCATCCAGCGGCAGGTCGTTGGCCGAACGCGAACGCTCGATCAACTCCGCCAGCAGGAACAACGCACTCAACGCGAGGGTGGAGCTGA from Pseudomonas synxantha harbors:
- a CDS encoding peptidase E, whose protein sequence is MDKNIMVIGGESSEDMTRMTRIDEHIVALSGKTQPTVLYISTASGDDRAKIADFTLKYQSAGCTVVPLTFFIPPFPAPGHVAALFEQADIIYVAGGNTRALLAIWREFDVAALLKQAQEHGKVLCGVSAGAICWFDHGHSDSGGVYALVDGLGFLPGALCPHFSSEAGRESSFVKLVRLKNIHPAYALDDGVALHFKNGEYHATVHNYTTGSAYKLSSTSEPIARKRPTAL
- a CDS encoding HIT family protein, with the protein product MDCIFCSIVRKTSPAHILWEDDQYMAFLSIFPNTPGFSVVIPKQHYGSYAFAQSDEVLAGLAVAAKKTAQQIDRAFPDVARTGMILEGYGVDHLHAKLFPMHGTGQDSAFKPLSSKVDKFFEMYEGYISSHDSVRADDKALSALATHIRTFKSPQP
- a CDS encoding GNAT family N-acetyltransferase; this encodes MSLQKEPSHTDSSEKIKLGKLVVGLASSQEQVREAQALRYKVFTEAFSAPALANAEELNVDEFDECCDHLIVRDTATSCVVGTYRVMGPTAAQRMGRYYSEKEFDLSRLDYLKSRIIEAGHACVHPDYRTGSVIMMLWSGLAMYMRREQCDYLVGCASVSLADGGHNAAALYHSFTPKNFAPTEYRVTPYKPFPVHEREAGHTAHMPPLLKGYLRSGAWVCGEPAWDPDFHSADFFMLLPLSKLDGRYARHYFKSSS
- a CDS encoding acyl-CoA dehydrogenase family protein, with translation MFLDEERSVAFELVPHMASALEAASLLELERGESHRLANMFRTIGQPGLAVATTLAGGGVSAVSLAQLHTWVGAHCPSLAVMMTMHHHTVAGVMAASSFLPDIQGLLSAVARDNLLVASGFAEGRAHADILESTMAVEKTAHGYVVNGSKKPCTMTHHFDAITFGVNYIDPDGQTHLGIGVGFAGDSSIERKKFWSVPHLQAADSHEVMFNNLLVPESMMYFSKVVDDQLDDDQQGTGNHLFAIWFQLLASASYLGMASALARRALSSHKGSPDDRALLLTDLQGATMALRGLAVSIDENRFLRRDLARAQATRFAVQEAVNRISTRAFEIIGGMAFMSDEEVAYLLVATRVLAFHPTSRAASSHFLCEQLS
- a CDS encoding Na+/H+ antiporter subunit G; the protein is MMPLWVEVSVAVLLVVSSVFALIGAIGLLRMKSFFQRMHPPALASTLGAWSVALASIIYFSTLKSGPVLHGWLIPILLSITVPVTTLLLARTALFRKRMAGDDVPAEVSSRR
- a CDS encoding K+/H+ antiporter subunit F → MSALLSNAILASLFLFSLAMVLTLIRLFRGPSAQDRVLALDYLYILAMLMMLVLGIRYASDTYFEAALLIALFGFVGSFALAKFLLRGEVIE
- a CDS encoding Na+/H+ antiporter subunit E, with the translated sequence MKRLFPAPWLSLALWVLWLVLNLSISPGNLLLGALLGFLAPLLMAPLRPLPIRIRRPGVIVRLFFLVGRDVILSNLNVAWGVLTCGTRAPRSRFIKIPLDLRDANGLAVLAMITSVTPGTVWSELALDRSILLLHVFDLDDEAQFIQHFKHAYERPLMEIFE